The following are from one region of the Streptomyces tuirus genome:
- a CDS encoding putative RNA methyltransferase has translation MPSDRLLSVLTCPLCPAALRRTDGALRCAGRHTFDIARHGYVSLLTGHRRAPSADSPDMVRSRAAFLGAGHYDPLARALAELATELAPPNASVLDAGAGTGHYLAAVLDALPDALGLGLDSSVPALRAAARAHPRAEAAGWDVWQPWPVRTGCADLVLNVFAPRNGPEFHRVLGRDGALLVVTPTARHLRELRASPGLPAVDPLKEDRLRRTLGAHFRRERAEPLEYAMSLTAGEATALVAMSPAARHVDAAELRGRIGQMGAPVRVTASFVASVYRPRRGGPCWTPAS, from the coding sequence TTGCCTTCCGACCGACTCCTGTCCGTCCTGACCTGCCCCCTGTGCCCGGCCGCCCTGCGCCGCACCGACGGCGCCCTGCGGTGCGCCGGCCGGCACACCTTCGACATCGCCCGCCACGGCTACGTCAGCCTGCTGACCGGTCACCGGCGGGCTCCGAGCGCCGACTCCCCCGACATGGTCCGCAGCCGCGCCGCGTTCCTCGGCGCCGGCCACTACGACCCGCTGGCCCGCGCCCTCGCGGAACTGGCCACGGAACTGGCCCCGCCCAACGCCAGCGTCCTGGACGCCGGTGCGGGCACCGGCCACTACCTCGCGGCCGTCCTGGACGCCCTCCCCGATGCCCTCGGGCTGGGGCTGGACAGTTCCGTGCCCGCCCTGCGCGCGGCGGCCCGCGCGCATCCCCGGGCGGAGGCGGCAGGCTGGGACGTATGGCAGCCCTGGCCCGTGCGCACCGGCTGCGCCGACCTCGTCCTCAACGTCTTCGCACCCCGCAACGGGCCCGAGTTCCACCGCGTCCTCGGCCGGGACGGCGCGCTGCTCGTCGTCACGCCCACCGCCCGGCATCTGCGCGAACTGCGCGCGTCCCCGGGGCTGCCGGCCGTCGACCCGCTGAAGGAGGACCGGCTGCGCCGGACCCTGGGGGCACACTTCCGGCGCGAGCGCGCCGAGCCGCTGGAGTACGCCATGAGCCTCACGGCCGGGGAGGCCACCGCCCTGGTGGCCATGAGTCCGGCCGCACGTCACGTCGACGCGGCGGAACTGCGCGGGCGCATCGGGCAGATGGGGGCGCCGGTGCGGGTGACCGCCTCGTTCGTCGCGTCGGTGTACCGGCCGCGCCGGGGAGGACCGTGCTGGACGCCCGCCTCCTAG
- a CDS encoding RNA polymerase sigma factor: protein MKRSREKAASELFAALYPRLAGWCRRLVDDDGTAHEIASEAFTRLWARWTSVEEPRGFLYVTAANLVRDHWRKLERERRAMHRVTSEAAVRPHPEQADPSVRLLVQSLPERLRVPILLHYYADMPIREVSALTGRKEGTVKADLHAARELLRVHLRRSLDHTP, encoded by the coding sequence TTGAAACGGTCCCGCGAGAAGGCAGCGTCCGAGTTGTTCGCCGCCCTCTACCCGCGCCTCGCCGGCTGGTGCCGCCGGCTCGTCGACGACGACGGGACGGCCCACGAGATCGCCTCGGAGGCGTTCACCCGGCTCTGGGCCCGCTGGACGTCCGTGGAGGAGCCGCGCGGGTTCCTCTACGTGACCGCGGCCAACCTGGTCCGGGACCACTGGCGCAAGCTGGAGCGCGAGCGCCGGGCCATGCACCGCGTCACCTCGGAGGCCGCCGTGCGCCCGCACCCCGAACAGGCCGACCCGTCGGTGCGGCTGCTCGTGCAGTCACTGCCGGAGCGACTGCGCGTCCCGATCCTCCTCCACTACTACGCTGACATGCCGATCCGGGAGGTGTCCGCGCTGACCGGGCGCAAGGAAGGAACCGTCAAGGCCGACCTGCACGCGGCCCGGGAACTGCTCCGCGTCCACCTGAGGAGAAGCCTTGACCACACGCCTTGA
- a CDS encoding class F sortase, with protein sequence MSPFSRRAFTAGALASLLTACGSHGGGTPRQTPTARPVPANRARPLARSVPVRLLVPAIGVDTPVIRLGLQADGTVQVPPVTAHDRAGWYRHSPTPGARGPSVILGHVTVGPYGDGVFRRLARLRRGDRIVARLENGTAAEFAVSAVRTVPKTDFPADDVYGNVDRPELRLITCGGARTGDGYADNVIVFAALSGTKSPISGER encoded by the coding sequence ATGAGCCCGTTCTCCAGGCGCGCGTTCACGGCCGGGGCGCTGGCGTCCCTGCTGACGGCGTGCGGGAGCCACGGCGGCGGCACACCCCGGCAGACGCCCACCGCCCGGCCGGTCCCAGCGAACAGGGCCCGCCCCCTGGCCCGTTCGGTCCCGGTGCGGCTGCTGGTCCCGGCCATCGGCGTCGACACCCCGGTCATCCGGCTGGGCCTGCAAGCCGACGGCACGGTGCAGGTGCCGCCGGTCACGGCTCACGACCGGGCGGGCTGGTACCGGCACTCGCCGACGCCCGGCGCGAGGGGCCCGTCGGTGATCCTCGGCCATGTCACGGTCGGCCCGTACGGCGACGGCGTCTTCCGCCGGCTCGCCCGGCTGCGCCGGGGTGACCGGATCGTGGCGCGCCTGGAGAACGGCACCGCGGCGGAGTTCGCCGTCTCGGCGGTGCGGACCGTCCCGAAAACCGACTTCCCCGCCGACGACGTCTACGGGAACGTGGACCGCCCGGAGCTGCGGCTGATCACGTGCGGCGGAGCACGGACCGGCGACGGCTACGCGGACAACGTGATCGTGTTCGCGGCCCTGAGCGGTACGAAGTCCCCCATCTCTGGAGAGCGTTGA
- a CDS encoding Tat pathway signal sequence domain protein — protein MRRTVLSALALAGTAVLMGTGPAFADGPATPSPVPSDAAPSTRPAESAEPTRAPEPARKTPGAEPTRAPADGQVSVRPSGAPDTGVAATDASGTGGTAVGAGAAAVLALGGGTVFVVRRRRATGA, from the coding sequence ATGCGCCGAACTGTCCTGAGCGCCCTGGCCCTCGCGGGCACCGCCGTCCTGATGGGCACCGGCCCCGCGTTCGCCGACGGGCCGGCGACCCCGAGCCCGGTCCCCTCGGACGCCGCGCCCTCCACCCGGCCGGCGGAGAGCGCGGAGCCGACCCGGGCACCCGAGCCGGCCCGCAAGACGCCCGGCGCGGAGCCGACCCGGGCACCGGCCGACGGCCAGGTCTCCGTGCGGCCGAGCGGCGCGCCCGACACCGGTGTCGCGGCGACCGACGCCTCCGGGACCGGCGGCACGGCGGTCGGCGCGGGCGCCGCCGCGGTGCTCGCCCTGGGCGGCGGCACGGTCTTCGTCGTGCGGCGCCGCCGGGCGACCGGGGCATGA
- the pip gene encoding prolyl aminopeptidase: protein MPELYPAGIEPYAHGMLDVGDGNRVYWETCGNPAGKPALVLHGGPGSGAGPSWRRLFDPAAYRIVLLDQRGCGRSTPDAADPRTSLDANTTHHLIADAERLRRHLGIEEWLVLGGSWGVTLALAYAEQHPGAVSELVLFSVTNTTRREVEWVTRDMGRIFPGEWARFRDAVPESERHGSLVDAYARMLADPDPAVRERAAREWCRWEDVHVSTGPGHRPDPHYEDPLFRMRFARLVTHYWRHAAFLDDGALLRDAGKLAGIPGVMIHGRMDISGPVDVAWRLAQVWRDAELVLIGDEGHGLSGGSTTAAVVGATDRFRGA, encoded by the coding sequence ATGCCCGAGCTCTATCCCGCCGGTATCGAGCCGTACGCGCACGGCATGCTCGACGTCGGCGACGGCAACCGCGTGTACTGGGAGACCTGCGGCAACCCCGCCGGCAAGCCCGCCCTCGTGCTGCACGGCGGTCCGGGGTCAGGGGCCGGGCCGTCCTGGCGCCGGCTGTTCGACCCGGCGGCGTACCGCATCGTCCTCCTCGACCAGCGCGGGTGCGGGCGGAGCACGCCCGACGCCGCCGATCCGCGGACCTCGCTCGACGCCAACACCACGCACCATCTCATCGCCGACGCCGAGCGGTTGCGGCGGCACCTCGGCATCGAGGAGTGGCTGGTCCTCGGCGGCTCCTGGGGCGTGACCCTCGCACTGGCCTACGCCGAGCAGCATCCCGGTGCCGTGTCCGAGCTGGTCCTGTTCAGCGTCACCAACACCACGCGGCGGGAGGTGGAGTGGGTCACCCGGGACATGGGGCGGATCTTCCCCGGCGAGTGGGCCCGGTTCCGGGACGCCGTACCGGAGTCCGAGCGCCACGGGAGCCTGGTGGACGCCTACGCCCGGATGCTCGCCGACCCCGATCCGGCCGTACGGGAGCGGGCCGCGCGGGAGTGGTGCCGGTGGGAGGACGTGCACGTCTCCACCGGGCCGGGGCATCGGCCCGACCCCCATTACGAAGACCCGCTCTTCCGGATGCGCTTCGCCCGCCTCGTCACGCACTACTGGCGGCACGCCGCCTTCCTGGACGACGGGGCACTGCTGCGCGACGCCGGGAAGCTGGCCGGCATCCCGGGCGTGATGATCCACGGCCGGATGGACATCAGCGGGCCGGTGGACGTCGCGTGGCGGCTGGCCCAGGTGTGGCGGGACGCGGAACTCGTACTGATCGGCGACGAGGGCCACGGGTTGTCGGGGGGCTCCACGACGGCGGCGGTCGTGGGGGCCACGGATCGGTTCAGGGGGGCGTGA
- a CDS encoding RICIN domain-containing protein, translating to MPSRRTRPPHQPKKDITHWETFSNSPPWFMTESGYVSGNFDAGKDQLKPGSVDDFAEYLAGATERLEKAHGIKVDTLDPFNEPNTDYWGTRLGPDGQPVGGRQEGAHIGPELQQKVIRALAPVLKKSRSDAEISAMDETNPGTFATNWNSYQQEVRDLVGQMNVHTYGTGQRTTVRDLAKAAGKPLWMSEVEGDWGDGQSFTDMRPGLGLAQRMVDDLRELEPKAWVFWQPVEDYDNMKPGGESAKGGNWGEIQLPFSCTSQDTLTSCPIHTNTKFDTARNFTHYIKPGDRLIKTNDTSSTAAVSRKGDAATVVHVNSTTEARDVTLDLSRFGRVSSRATVTPVVTSADGKLEKQQPIRVTGKRATLAVPAQSVTSFLVKGVSGVAEDAAELRKGHTYRLTGVQSGKDLTIAGNGTGLVIRTRNTTDPSGQQWRVEQIRGEGNRKRYVLTETGADKRLAVRDGALVAEPDEGRRDAAAQWIASSTGDGSWTLVNAATGQLPDVGGQSTNDGASVGVWQPNSGSNQRWKVTEVAGD from the coding sequence GTGCCGTCGCGCCGTACTCGCCCGCCGCACCAACCGAAGAAGGACATCACCCACTGGGAGACCTTCAGCAACTCCCCGCCCTGGTTCATGACCGAGAGCGGCTACGTCTCCGGCAACTTCGACGCCGGCAAGGACCAGCTGAAGCCGGGGTCGGTCGACGACTTCGCCGAGTACCTGGCCGGCGCGACCGAACGCCTGGAGAAGGCGCACGGCATCAAGGTCGACACCCTCGACCCCTTCAACGAGCCCAACACCGACTACTGGGGCACGAGGCTCGGCCCCGACGGCCAGCCGGTCGGCGGACGCCAGGAGGGCGCCCACATCGGCCCCGAGCTCCAGCAGAAGGTGATCCGCGCCCTGGCCCCCGTCCTGAAGAAGTCCCGGTCGGACGCGGAGATATCCGCGATGGACGAGACCAACCCCGGCACGTTCGCCACCAACTGGAACTCCTACCAGCAGGAGGTGCGCGACCTCGTCGGCCAGATGAACGTCCACACCTACGGCACCGGGCAGCGCACCACCGTCCGCGACCTGGCCAAGGCCGCCGGCAAGCCGCTGTGGATGAGCGAGGTCGAGGGCGACTGGGGCGACGGCCAGAGCTTCACGGACATGCGGCCCGGTCTGGGCCTCGCCCAGCGCATGGTGGACGACCTGCGCGAACTGGAGCCCAAGGCCTGGGTGTTCTGGCAGCCCGTCGAGGACTACGACAACATGAAGCCGGGCGGCGAGTCCGCCAAGGGCGGCAACTGGGGCGAGATCCAGCTCCCGTTCAGCTGCACCTCGCAGGACACCCTGACGTCCTGCCCGATCCACACCAACACGAAGTTCGACACGGCCCGCAACTTCACGCATTACATCAAGCCCGGCGACCGCCTGATCAAGACGAACGACACGTCCAGCACCGCGGCGGTCTCCCGCAAGGGCGACGCGGCGACCGTCGTCCACGTCAACAGCACGACCGAGGCGCGTGACGTCACCCTCGACCTCTCCAGGTTCGGCCGGGTCTCCTCCCGAGCCACGGTCACCCCCGTGGTGACCAGCGCCGACGGCAAGCTGGAGAAGCAGCAGCCCATCCGCGTCACCGGCAAGCGCGCCACGCTCGCCGTGCCCGCGCAGTCCGTGACGTCCTTCCTGGTCAAGGGCGTCTCGGGGGTCGCCGAGGACGCGGCCGAGCTGCGCAAGGGCCACACCTACCGCCTGACCGGCGTCCAGAGCGGCAAGGACCTCACCATCGCCGGCAACGGCACGGGCCTGGTCATCAGGACCCGGAACACGACCGACCCCAGCGGGCAGCAGTGGCGCGTGGAGCAGATCCGCGGCGAGGGCAACCGCAAGCGCTACGTCCTCACCGAGACCGGCGCGGACAAGCGCCTGGCCGTCCGTGACGGCGCCCTGGTCGCCGAACCCGACGAGGGCCGCCGCGACGCCGCCGCGCAGTGGATCGCGTCCTCCACCGGCGACGGTTCGTGGACGCTCGTGAACGCGGCGACCGGCCAACTCCCGGATGTCGGCGGCCAGTCCACGAACGACGGCGCCTCCGTGGGCGTCTGGCAGCCGAACTCCGGATCCAACCAGCGGTGGAAGGTCACGGAGGTGGCGGGCGACTGA
- a CDS encoding DEAD/DEAH box helicase: MDRTARRSNGSPHSRGNGFRSRKSGGAGTASRPAGGGRGGRRPAPSREFAPPVTVTPALPAVEAFDELDLPERLLAALRAEGLTAPFPIQAATLPNSLAGRDVLGRGRTGSGKTLAFGLALLARVDGRRAESRQPLALVLTPTRELAQQVTDALTPFARALRLRLTTVVGGLPIGRQANALRTGAEVVVATPGRLKDLIDRGDCRLDHVDITVLDEADQMTDMGFMPQVTALLDQVRPGGQRMLFSATLDRNVDRLVRTYLDDPVVHSVDPSAGAVTTMEHHLLHVEDDDKHATTTRIAARDGRVIMFLDTKHAADRLAKKLLAVGVRAMALHGGKSQSQRTKTLARFKDGQVTVLVATNVAARGIHVDNLDLVVNVDPPGDHKDYLHRGGRTARAGESGTVVTLVLPHQRREMTRLMSDAGITPQITRVRSDEAELSRITGAQEPSGVPVVLTPPPAEKPPARTGSASSGRRSRPSRGRRR; this comes from the coding sequence ATGGACCGCACGGCTCGCAGGAGCAACGGCTCCCCCCACTCCCGCGGCAACGGGTTCCGCTCCCGTAAGTCGGGCGGCGCAGGCACCGCCTCCCGTCCGGCGGGCGGCGGCCGCGGCGGGCGCCGCCCCGCCCCCAGCCGGGAATTCGCGCCGCCCGTCACCGTCACGCCGGCGCTGCCGGCCGTCGAGGCGTTCGACGAGCTCGACCTGCCCGAGCGACTGCTGGCCGCGCTGCGCGCCGAGGGCCTGACCGCGCCGTTCCCGATCCAGGCGGCGACCCTGCCGAACTCCCTGGCCGGCCGGGACGTGCTCGGCCGCGGGCGCACCGGCTCGGGCAAGACGCTCGCCTTCGGGCTGGCCCTGCTGGCCCGCGTCGACGGACGGCGGGCCGAGTCCCGGCAGCCGCTGGCCCTGGTCCTCACGCCGACCCGCGAGCTGGCCCAGCAGGTCACCGACGCCCTCACCCCGTTCGCCCGGGCGCTGCGGCTGCGGCTCACCACGGTGGTCGGCGGCCTGCCGATCGGCCGGCAGGCGAACGCGCTGCGCACCGGCGCCGAGGTCGTCGTCGCCACGCCCGGCCGGCTCAAGGACCTCATAGACCGGGGCGACTGCCGACTGGACCACGTCGACATCACCGTCCTCGACGAGGCCGACCAGATGACCGACATGGGCTTCATGCCGCAGGTCACCGCCCTGCTCGACCAGGTGCGCCCCGGCGGCCAGCGGATGCTCTTCTCCGCCACCCTGGACCGCAACGTCGACCGGCTCGTCCGCACCTACCTGGACGACCCGGTCGTCCACTCCGTCGACCCGTCCGCGGGCGCGGTCACCACCATGGAGCACCACCTGCTGCACGTGGAGGACGACGACAAGCACGCCACCACGACCCGGATCGCCGCCCGCGACGGACGCGTGATCATGTTCCTGGACACCAAGCACGCCGCCGACCGGCTGGCCAAGAAGCTGCTCGCCGTCGGTGTGCGCGCCATGGCCCTGCACGGCGGAAAGTCCCAGTCGCAGCGGACCAAGACCCTGGCCCGTTTCAAGGACGGTCAGGTCACGGTCCTGGTGGCCACCAACGTCGCCGCCCGCGGCATCCACGTCGACAACCTCGACCTCGTCGTCAACGTGGACCCGCCCGGCGACCACAAGGACTACCTGCACCGCGGCGGCCGCACCGCCCGGGCCGGCGAGTCCGGCACCGTCGTCACGCTGGTCCTGCCCCACCAGCGCCGCGAGATGACCCGGCTGATGTCGGACGCCGGGATCACCCCGCAGATCACCCGGGTCCGCTCGGACGAGGCCGAACTGAGCCGCATCACCGGGGCGCAGGAGCCGTCGGGCGTGCCCGTCGTCCTCACCCCGCCGCCCGCCGAGAAGCCTCCGGCGCGCACGGGTTCCGCCTCCAGCGGGCGGCGGAGCAGGCCGTCCCGGGGCCGCCGCCGCTGA
- a CDS encoding cold-shock protein, producing MATGTVKWFNSEKGFGFIEQEGGGPDVFAHYSNIATSGFRELQEGQKVTFDVTQGQKGPQAENIVPA from the coding sequence ATGGCTACCGGCACCGTGAAGTGGTTCAACTCGGAAAAGGGCTTCGGCTTCATCGAGCAGGAGGGTGGCGGCCCGGACGTCTTCGCCCACTACTCGAACATCGCCACCTCTGGCTTCCGTGAGCTCCAGGAAGGCCAGAAGGTCACCTTCGACGTCACGCAGGGCCAGAAGGGCCCGCAGGCCGAGAACATCGTTCCCGCCTGA
- a CDS encoding GYD domain-containing protein, whose amino-acid sequence MPKFLIQASYTPDGTQGLLREGASGRRAAVEQVVSGLGGRVEAMYFAFGADDLIMIVELPDSVSMAAASLTVKASGALQTRATPLLTLDEIDEATRRQVSFRAPGA is encoded by the coding sequence ATGCCCAAATTCCTCATCCAGGCCTCTTACACGCCCGACGGCACCCAAGGGCTGCTCAGGGAAGGTGCGAGTGGGCGGCGGGCCGCCGTGGAGCAGGTCGTCTCCGGGCTCGGCGGGCGGGTCGAGGCCATGTACTTCGCCTTCGGGGCGGACGACCTCATCATGATCGTCGAGCTCCCCGACAGCGTCTCCATGGCCGCCGCCAGTCTCACCGTCAAGGCCAGCGGCGCCCTGCAGACCCGGGCCACCCCCCTGCTCACCCTCGACGAGATCGACGAGGCCACCCGCCGGCAGGTCTCCTTCCGCGCACCCGGCGCCTGA
- a CDS encoding cation:proton antiporter has protein sequence MHDTTAMLIELGAIIFALGLLGRLAGRVGFSPIPLYLLAGLAFGQGGILPLRASEEFVATGAEIGVILLLLLLGLEYSASELVTTLKTQYPSGAVDFVLNAVPGAVMAFLLGWGPVAAVALAGVTWISSSGVIAKVLGDLRRLGNRETPVVLGVLVLEDLAMAVYLPILTALLAGVSLAGGAVTLLISLGTVGAVLYVALRHGRLVSRAVSSDSAEMLLLAVLGLTLLVAGLAQQLHVSAAVGAFLVGIALSGEVAEGASSLLTPLRDLFAAVFFVFFGLHTDPAAIPPVLLPALALAVVTTLTKIATGWWAARRAGISPRGRWRAGGTLVARGEFSIVIAGLAVGAEPRIGPLATAYVLILVVLGPLAARWTEPLARRVTRRPARGMAVAESPKETAPAHR, from the coding sequence GTGCACGACACCACCGCCATGCTCATCGAACTCGGGGCGATCATCTTCGCCCTCGGACTTCTCGGACGCCTCGCCGGACGAGTGGGCTTCTCGCCCATACCCCTCTACCTGCTCGCCGGACTCGCCTTCGGCCAGGGCGGCATCCTGCCGCTGCGGGCCAGCGAGGAGTTCGTCGCCACCGGAGCCGAGATAGGCGTCATACTCCTGCTGCTCCTGCTCGGCCTGGAGTACAGCGCCTCCGAGCTGGTCACCACGCTGAAGACGCAATACCCCTCCGGGGCCGTCGACTTCGTGCTCAACGCCGTGCCGGGGGCCGTGATGGCCTTCCTGCTCGGCTGGGGCCCGGTGGCCGCCGTCGCCCTGGCCGGGGTCACCTGGATCTCCTCGTCCGGGGTCATCGCGAAGGTGCTGGGCGACCTGCGGCGGCTCGGCAACCGCGAGACACCGGTCGTCCTCGGTGTGCTGGTCCTGGAGGACCTGGCCATGGCGGTCTACCTGCCGATCCTCACCGCCCTGCTGGCCGGGGTGAGCCTCGCGGGCGGGGCGGTCACACTGCTCATCTCGCTGGGCACCGTGGGCGCCGTCCTCTACGTGGCACTGCGGCACGGCCGTCTGGTGAGCCGCGCGGTGTCATCCGACAGTGCCGAGATGCTGCTGCTGGCCGTCCTCGGTCTGACCCTTCTCGTGGCGGGCCTCGCCCAGCAGCTGCACGTCTCGGCGGCGGTCGGCGCGTTCCTGGTGGGCATCGCCCTGTCCGGCGAGGTCGCCGAGGGGGCCAGCAGTCTCCTCACCCCGCTGCGGGATCTGTTCGCGGCGGTGTTCTTCGTCTTCTTCGGCCTGCACACCGACCCGGCCGCCATCCCGCCCGTGCTGCTGCCCGCGCTCGCCCTGGCCGTCGTCACCACCCTGACGAAGATCGCCACCGGCTGGTGGGCCGCCCGCCGGGCCGGGATCTCGCCCCGGGGCCGCTGGCGCGCGGGCGGCACGCTCGTCGCACGCGGCGAGTTCTCCATCGTCATCGCCGGTCTCGCCGTCGGCGCCGAGCCCCGCATCGGCCCCCTGGCCACCGCCTACGTCCTGATCCTGGTCGTCCTCGGCCCCCTCGCGGCCCGCTGGACGGAGCCGCTGGCACGCCGCGTGACCCGCCGCCCGGCCCGGGGAATGGCGGTCGCCGAATCACCCAAGGAAACGGCCCCCGCCCACCGCTGA
- a CDS encoding DUF4190 domain-containing protein, whose translation MASYGGSSAASSGSRTNGLAIASLCCGIIGLFFLNIILGPLAIIFGAVARRQASVKNGAGMAKAGIILGIVDVVLWLVLLAIASSNGGFSWYVGG comes from the coding sequence ATGGCGAGTTATGGCGGTTCCTCTGCCGCGTCCTCCGGTTCGCGCACCAACGGCCTGGCGATCGCGAGCCTGTGCTGCGGCATCATCGGCCTGTTCTTCCTGAACATCATCCTGGGCCCGCTGGCCATCATCTTCGGTGCCGTCGCCCGCCGGCAGGCGTCGGTCAAGAACGGCGCCGGAATGGCGAAGGCCGGCATCATCCTCGGCATCGTCGACGTGGTCCTGTGGCTCGTGCTCCTGGCCATAGCCAGCAGCAACGGCGGCTTCAGCTGGTACGTCGGCGGCTAG
- a CDS encoding TetR/AcrR family transcriptional regulator produces the protein MARLPSAERRRQLTEAAIRAMARDGVPRTTTRSIAAEAGVSLSVFHYCFDSKQQLIESVITTITGHYVTVVKEAIRPRATLEETVRAGFQAYWDHVRAHPDEHMLTYELTQYALRQPGFEHLARRQYELYAETYTELIDQLRQSMGLRLRVPVPDLARYLAAMTDGLTLSHLVLGDDTAWTGVLDMVTAHVAGLVHEN, from the coding sequence ATGGCACGGTTGCCGTCCGCCGAGCGGCGGCGACAGCTCACCGAAGCGGCGATCAGGGCGATGGCCCGGGACGGCGTCCCCAGGACGACGACCCGGTCCATCGCCGCCGAGGCGGGCGTCTCGCTGAGCGTCTTCCACTACTGCTTCGACTCCAAGCAGCAGCTGATCGAGTCCGTGATCACCACCATCACCGGGCACTACGTCACGGTGGTGAAGGAGGCCATCCGGCCGAGAGCCACCCTCGAGGAGACGGTCCGGGCGGGTTTCCAGGCGTACTGGGACCACGTCCGGGCCCACCCCGACGAGCACATGCTCACCTACGAGCTCACGCAGTACGCGCTGCGCCAGCCCGGTTTCGAGCATCTGGCGCGCCGGCAGTACGAGTTGTACGCCGAGACGTACACCGAGCTCATCGACCAGCTGCGGCAGTCCATGGGCCTGCGTCTGCGCGTGCCCGTCCCCGACCTGGCCCGGTACCTGGCCGCCATGACCGACGGCCTGACGCTCAGCCACCTCGTGCTCGGCGACGACACGGCCTGGACGGGCGTCCTCGACATGGTCACCGCGCACGTCGCCGGGCTGGTGCACGAGAACTGA